One genomic segment of Equus przewalskii isolate Varuska chromosome 13, EquPr2, whole genome shotgun sequence includes these proteins:
- the C13H5orf58 gene encoding putative uncharacterized protein C5orf58 homolog — protein sequence MFNVSEHKLNVEAIIKNINTISLELEKMKELSEVLLCDLTLHFSHPVKMDALKETETTNLLSEESKISDVSLSSNSSSL from the exons atGTTTAATGTTTCTGAGCATAAGCTGAACGTGGAAGccataattaaaaacattaacaCAATTTCTTTGGAGTTAGAGAAGATGAAAG aGCTCTCCGAGGTACTGCTTTGTGATCTTACCCTACACTTTAGTCATCCTGTGAAGATGGATGCcttaaaggaaacagaaacaaccaACCTCCTCTCTGAAGAATCTAAAATATCAGATGTATCCCTTTCTTCTAACAGTTCTTCTCTCtga